One Chaetodon trifascialis isolate fChaTrf1 chromosome 12, fChaTrf1.hap1, whole genome shotgun sequence DNA window includes the following coding sequences:
- the LOC139340377 gene encoding ras-related protein Rab-17-like, with translation MGENLPSVAGGAPQPHRDTLCRPVRTLRVKMVLLGGSGVGKSSLALRFSKDEFRSTSPTVGCAYLTRVVHLSNVTLRFEMWDTAGQEKYHSVTPLYYRGAHTALLVYDISKRETFIRAQVWLKELEKQCTPGSTVIWLVGNKGDLAEERQVSVQEGQSLANERGLFFSETSALSGDQVSELLMAVAHRVYECVGAQQGGLSEWQDMPLVDLRRRHKFNPLASCCKAGP, from the exons ATGGGGGAAAATCTCCCGAGCGTGGCAGGAGGAGCTCCACAGCCCCACAGAGACACTTTGTGCAGACCGGTGCGGACCCTAAGGGTTAAGATGGTGCTTCTGGGAGGTTCTGGTGTGGGGAAGTCCAGCCTGGCTCTGAGATTCAGCAAAGATGAGTTCAGGAGCACATCGCCGACTGTAGGCT GTGCTTACCTGACCCGGGTGGTCCATCTGAGTAACGTGACTCTTCGCTTTGAGATGTGGGACACGGCGGGGCAGGAAAAATACCACAGCGTCACCCCGCTTTACTACAGAGGAGCCCACACTGCACTCCTGGTCTATGATATCAGCAAAAGG GAAACGTTCATCAGGGCTCAGGTGTGGCTCAAAGAGCTTGAGAAACAGTGCACACCAGGATCTACTGTCATATGGTTGGTAGGCAACAAGGGAGACCTGGCAGAGGAGCGACAAGTCTCAGTGCAG GAAGGACAGAGCCTGGCCAATGAGAGAGGCTTATTCTTTTCAGAGACGTCAGCGCTGTCGGGGGATCAAGTCAGCGAGCTGCTGATGGCTGTCG CCCACAGAGTGTACGAGTGCGTTGGAGCGCAGCAGGGAGGTCTGTCAGAGTGGCAGGACATGCCGCTGGTGGACCTGCGACGGCGACACAAATTCAACCCTTTGGCCTCGTGCTGCAAAGCCGGGCCCTAA